One stretch of Aeromicrobium fastidiosum DNA includes these proteins:
- a CDS encoding uridine kinase family protein translates to MAASSGVVIVAGPSGSGKSHLAARLGWSVLRLDDFYRDVDAPGMPRSSLGIVDWDHPDSWDAVAAVGAIAELCASGTAEVPVYDIATSRRTGSQVLEAPSGRFIAEGLFAPVIVDACREAGLLDRAICLHRHRLVTFALRLFRDLREGRKAPWVLVRRGWRLMQDEPRIVAEAVAHGCTPMSPRRARELLAG, encoded by the coding sequence GTGGCCGCATCCTCCGGAGTCGTGATCGTCGCCGGGCCCTCGGGATCGGGCAAGTCGCACCTCGCGGCACGCCTCGGGTGGTCGGTGCTGCGCCTCGACGACTTCTACCGCGACGTCGACGCCCCCGGCATGCCCCGCTCGAGCCTCGGCATCGTCGACTGGGACCACCCCGACTCGTGGGACGCCGTCGCCGCGGTCGGCGCGATCGCCGAGCTGTGCGCCTCGGGCACCGCAGAGGTGCCGGTCTACGACATCGCGACGAGCCGGCGCACGGGGTCGCAGGTGCTGGAGGCCCCGTCCGGGCGCTTCATCGCCGAGGGGCTGTTCGCCCCGGTCATCGTCGACGCCTGCCGTGAGGCCGGGCTGCTCGACCGGGCGATCTGCCTGCACCGGCACCGCCTGGTGACGTTCGCACTGCGCCTGTTCCGCGACCTGAGGGAGGGCCGCAAGGCCCCGTGGGTGCTCGTGCGGCGTGGTTGGCGGCTGATGCAGGACGAGCCCCGCATCGTCGCCGAGGCCGTGGCCCACGGGTGCACGCCGATGTCGCCGCGGCGCGCCCGCGAGCTGCTGGCCGGCTGA
- the deoC gene encoding deoxyribose-phosphate aldolase, with protein sequence MSSTVTVAEIAATIDHAILKPELTRDDVDEQLALVARYGVFSACVRPSDVSHAYEVLEGSGVAVCAVIGFPHGTTSTQAKVAEAVQALDDGARELDMVLNIGRLRSGMLDDVEADIRAVVTVAGEHVVKVILETAYLNDDEIVAACRASERAGAAFVKTSTGFAGGGATVEHLRLMRSTVSDAVQVKASGGVRGLDTLLEMRDLGVTRFGTSATGTILDDVAARASGLAASGGTDETSY encoded by the coding sequence ATGTCCTCGACCGTCACCGTCGCCGAGATCGCCGCGACCATCGACCACGCCATCCTCAAGCCCGAGCTGACCCGCGACGACGTCGACGAGCAGCTCGCCCTGGTCGCTCGCTACGGCGTCTTCAGCGCGTGCGTGCGACCCAGCGACGTCTCGCACGCCTACGAGGTGCTCGAGGGCAGCGGCGTCGCGGTCTGCGCGGTCATCGGCTTCCCGCACGGCACCACGAGCACGCAGGCCAAGGTGGCCGAAGCCGTCCAGGCGCTCGACGACGGGGCGCGCGAGCTCGACATGGTGCTCAACATCGGACGACTGCGCAGCGGCATGCTCGACGACGTCGAGGCCGACATCCGCGCGGTCGTCACGGTGGCCGGCGAGCACGTCGTCAAGGTCATCCTCGAGACCGCCTACCTGAACGACGATGAGATCGTCGCGGCCTGCCGGGCGTCCGAGCGCGCCGGTGCCGCGTTCGTCAAGACGTCGACGGGCTTCGCCGGGGGAGGGGCCACGGTCGAGCACCTGAGGCTCATGCGGTCCACGGTCTCCGACGCCGTCCAGGTCAAGGCGTCCGGTGGCGTGCGCGGGCTCGACACCCTGCTCGAGATGCGTGACCTCGGCGTCACCCGCTTCGGCACCAGCGCCACCGGCACGATCCTCGACGACGTGGCGGCCCGGGCGAGCGGCCTGGCAGCGTCCGGCGGCACCGACGAGACGTCGTACTGA
- a CDS encoding 5'-nucleotidase C-terminal domain-containing protein gives MKHLPRRLMAVATATLLGAPLLAVTPATAADDVTINLVGINDFHGRIDSATVQWAGTIKQLEAEAPGNSLLVSAGDNIGASLFTSAVDDDNPTIDVLNAVGLDASATGNHEFDKGYADLVNRVVPRADFPILGANVTKKSDGSAALPASKTFTIDGVRIAVIGAVTQETSTLVSPDGIADLTFGDPVEGINAEVDRLEALDDSERPDVMVASFHEGAPDGTLTLPQAVAGSSVFRHLVEDTSPDVDAIFMGHTHQKYAYEAPVPGASGKTRPIIQTGNYGENVGQIKLQVNPDSGEVTSFTLKNTARLAASDADLIKLYPDLAEVKSIRDAAVTAADKVGSVPKGEITGDITRAFTGGTTEDRGSESTAGGLVADALLETVAAEPAGADIGIVNPGGLRPPDLTYAGVPGSTTNTDGVVTFAELNSVLPFANNLNSVRLSGASLKKVLEQQWQRDASGNVPTRAYLQLGVSKNVHYTFDATRPEGSRITSVTIDGKPLEADQQYKVATFSFLATGGDNFRAFKEGVNTDTGLVDRDGWVAYFEKNSPVSPDFAKRSVEVRGVAAKYGVGTKGSVTFPRLDLTSLGSPANTRIYSKIVYGDGATASVPSQPVSSGAATVPFTLPEGRSGAMRLESEAFPSRTKIVVPLDVTGATVTATAPKATFGDDVPVAVTVTGPSGTPAGEVTLTNGDTKLGSGTLSDGGTATIPVDSEDLGAGTTTVTATYAGDGAGYPATSGSVDVVIAKAGTTTTAPDPAPTKVSDDAKVAVTVESSTGTEPTGAVTVSDGTRVIGSAQLAEGSASVSADLAGLSVGPHELTVAYAGDADHEASTTTVDVDVVKGSAGLTATATGSPYGTSTVVQVVGAPGATGVVYVGNGSTVVGIGFLVDGKGSVALPATALVPGTYALGVFFGGSDSYDAVDTTVGVTIAKGATSTRKVSVSPRTIVRNRTKPFVTVTVTGEGFTVDGGTVTLRQGGKSYRGTVKGGKARIRLGKITSSGKAKKVTATYSGNGVANGSSTSFTVKVLKKK, from the coding sequence GTGAAGCATCTGCCCCGCCGCCTGATGGCCGTCGCCACCGCGACGCTCCTCGGCGCACCGCTGCTGGCCGTGACCCCGGCCACCGCAGCCGACGACGTCACGATCAACCTGGTCGGCATCAACGACTTCCACGGCCGCATCGACTCGGCCACGGTGCAGTGGGCGGGCACGATCAAGCAGCTCGAGGCCGAGGCACCGGGCAACTCGCTGCTCGTCTCGGCGGGAGACAACATCGGTGCCTCCCTGTTCACGTCGGCCGTCGACGACGACAACCCCACGATCGACGTGCTCAACGCCGTGGGCCTCGACGCATCGGCGACCGGCAACCACGAGTTCGACAAGGGCTACGCCGACCTGGTCAACCGTGTCGTCCCGCGCGCGGACTTCCCGATCCTGGGCGCCAACGTGACGAAGAAGTCGGACGGGTCCGCGGCCCTTCCGGCGTCGAAGACCTTCACGATCGACGGGGTCAGGATCGCCGTCATCGGCGCGGTGACGCAGGAGACGTCGACCCTCGTGAGCCCCGACGGCATCGCGGACCTGACGTTCGGCGACCCCGTCGAGGGCATCAACGCCGAGGTCGACAGGCTCGAGGCCCTGGACGACTCGGAGCGACCCGACGTCATGGTCGCGTCGTTCCACGAGGGTGCTCCCGACGGGACGCTGACCCTGCCGCAGGCCGTCGCCGGCAGCTCGGTGTTCCGCCACCTCGTCGAGGACACGTCGCCCGACGTCGACGCGATCTTCATGGGCCACACGCACCAGAAGTACGCCTACGAGGCACCTGTGCCCGGTGCGTCGGGCAAGACCCGTCCGATCATCCAGACCGGCAACTACGGCGAGAACGTCGGCCAGATCAAGCTGCAGGTCAACCCCGACTCGGGCGAGGTCACGAGCTTCACGCTCAAGAACACCGCACGCCTCGCGGCGTCCGACGCCGACCTGATCAAGCTCTACCCCGACCTCGCGGAGGTCAAGTCGATCCGTGACGCGGCCGTCACCGCCGCCGACAAGGTCGGCAGCGTGCCGAAGGGCGAGATCACCGGCGACATCACCCGCGCCTTCACCGGCGGCACGACCGAGGACCGCGGGTCGGAGTCGACGGCCGGTGGCCTGGTCGCCGACGCGCTGCTCGAGACCGTCGCCGCCGAGCCCGCCGGCGCCGACATCGGCATCGTCAACCCGGGCGGCCTCCGTCCGCCCGACCTGACGTATGCCGGGGTGCCGGGCAGCACGACCAACACCGACGGCGTCGTGACGTTCGCCGAGCTCAACTCGGTGCTGCCGTTCGCCAACAACCTCAACTCGGTGCGCCTGTCGGGTGCCTCGCTCAAGAAGGTGCTCGAGCAGCAGTGGCAGCGCGACGCCTCCGGCAACGTCCCGACGCGCGCCTACCTGCAGCTCGGTGTGTCGAAGAACGTCCACTACACCTTCGACGCGACCCGTCCCGAGGGCAGCCGCATCACCTCGGTGACGATCGACGGCAAGCCGCTCGAGGCCGACCAGCAGTACAAGGTCGCGACGTTCTCGTTCCTGGCCACGGGAGGTGACAACTTCCGGGCCTTCAAGGAGGGCGTCAACACCGACACCGGCCTGGTCGACCGCGACGGCTGGGTCGCCTACTTCGAGAAGAACAGCCCGGTCTCGCCCGACTTCGCGAAGCGCTCGGTCGAGGTGCGCGGCGTCGCCGCCAAGTACGGCGTCGGCACGAAGGGCTCGGTCACGTTCCCGCGGCTCGACCTGACCTCGCTGGGCAGCCCGGCCAACACGCGCATCTACTCCAAGATCGTCTACGGCGACGGCGCGACGGCCTCGGTGCCGTCGCAGCCCGTGTCGTCCGGCGCGGCGACCGTCCCGTTCACGCTGCCCGAGGGCAGGAGCGGAGCCATGCGCCTCGAGTCCGAGGCGTTCCCGAGCCGCACCAAGATCGTCGTCCCGCTCGATGTCACGGGTGCGACGGTCACGGCGACGGCTCCGAAGGCGACGTTCGGCGATGACGTCCCGGTGGCGGTCACCGTCACGGGCCCGTCGGGCACCCCGGCCGGCGAGGTCACGCTGACGAACGGCGACACGAAGCTGGGCTCCGGCACGCTCAGCGACGGCGGGACGGCGACGATCCCCGTCGACAGCGAGGATCTCGGTGCCGGCACCACCACGGTCACTGCCACCTACGCCGGCGACGGCGCCGGCTACCCCGCGACGAGCGGCAGCGTCGACGTCGTGATCGCCAAGGCGGGCACGACCACGACGGCTCCCGATCCCGCGCCGACCAAGGTCAGCGATGACGCGAAGGTCGCCGTGACGGTCGAGTCGTCCACCGGCACCGAGCCCACGGGGGCTGTCACGGTCAGCGACGGCACCAGGGTCATCGGCTCGGCACAGCTCGCCGAGGGGTCGGCGAGCGTCAGCGCAGACCTGGCGGGCCTGTCCGTCGGCCCGCACGAGCTGACGGTCGCCTACGCCGGCGATGCCGACCACGAGGCCTCGACCACGACGGTCGACGTGGACGTCGTCAAGGGATCGGCCGGGCTGACGGCCACGGCCACCGGTTCGCCGTACGGGACGTCGACCGTCGTCCAGGTCGTCGGCGCTCCCGGTGCCACCGGCGTGGTCTACGTCGGCAACGGCTCGACCGTGGTCGGCATCGGCTTCCTGGTCGACGGCAAGGGCTCCGTGGCGCTGCCTGCGACGGCGCTGGTGCCGGGCACCTACGCCCTCGGGGTGTTCTTCGGCGGCAGCGACTCGTACGACGCGGTCGACACGACGGTCGGTGTCACGATCGCCAAGGGGGCGACGAGCACCCGCAAGGTCTCGGTCAGCCCGCGCACGATCGTCCGCAACCGCACCAAGCCGTTCGTGACCGTCACGGTCACGGGTGAGGGCTTCACGGTCGACGGCGGCACCGTCACGCTGCGGCAGGGCGGCAAGAGCTACCGGGGGACGGTCAAGGGCGGCAAGGCACGCATCCGTCTCGGCAAGATCACGTCGTCCGGCAAGGCCAAGAAGGTCACGGCGACGTACTCCGGCAACGGCGTCGCCAACGGCTCGTCGACGAGCTTCACGGTCAAGGTGCTCAAGAAGAAGTAG
- a CDS encoding ExeM/NucH family extracellular endonuclease produces the protein MNTSIITRGAAAAAVAIASLIALPATPASAAGAGVVINEIYPNGGSGGGTYQGRFYELYNSTDQAVSVDGWSLQYRSPLNVTSDFGQVSALGDTTIPAGGYLLIAGPGNGANAKPLPKADVTSSITAGAGGGQIALSTSIDPLPGDDVLGADDLVDLVGYGTAKVFEGTAVAPTGSATNGITRASTHADTDDNAADFSSAEATPCSLAGCATVTPPDPPVATTIAEVQGTGFTSPLVGTNVTVKGVVTATYTSGAFDGAYIQTEGTGDVDLADHKASDGVFVSSLAFAKDVEKGDFVSVTGIVSESFGLTQIATPDGGWSVIDSEQHDPVEPAAVTFPLTSAQRESLEGMLLDVEGTYTVTNNYTTDRFGDIGLVDGDEPLDQPTNVVAPGEAAKELQARNDARLITLDDGADIDRFTTDKNIALPWLTKTNQLRVGAKATIDEPVILDYRRSLWRLQPTERLVAGEEPATFTSTRSAKPAAVGGDVTIGTFNVLNYFTTTGQAYEKQSGEKCEFFADRAGTPIAVDDCGDGPRGAATSESLERQQAKIVTAINTLGADVVSLEEIENSARLGLPRDTALSALVTALNAKAGDGTWAFVPSPTAVPTGEDVIRTGFIYKPAAVETVGGSTILTTASAFDNAREPLAQTFKVAGGTDDSRFAVIVNHFKSKGSGSGTDADSGDGQGGSNASRTAQATALVGFAQDVADDAGTDRVFLTGDFNSYNKEDPVDIIEKAGFVNVAAELTDKETYQFEGQVGSLDHVFASGPAFGDVTGADIWNINSYESPGREYSRYNYNLVDLFDGTTPFRASDHDPELVGFDAEKVERATVAVDAPATIRAGQALSLGVTVSGGDATPTGTVAVVEGEKVLASASLKGGAAQLAVPDLPIGSHVLSVRYSGDEGHAASSASVSTTVLKTASTLTASAASGTYGTSAVLSVTGSPGASGLVYVAAGDQLVGLGTMSDGRATINLSSTLPVGTTPLTVFYAGDATVDPTSTTTTVTVAKAATRTRVGSVKPTRIVRNRTKPFVEVRVTADGFVVDGGTVTLRSGGKMSTATVRNGKARVRLGTFTSSGSAKKVRVTYSGSSVAEGSTSTFTVRVRRR, from the coding sequence ATGAACACGTCGATCATCACGCGAGGTGCGGCCGCAGCGGCCGTGGCCATCGCCTCACTCATCGCCCTGCCCGCCACTCCGGCCTCGGCCGCGGGGGCCGGGGTCGTCATCAACGAGATCTACCCCAACGGCGGCAGCGGTGGGGGCACGTACCAGGGCCGCTTCTACGAGCTGTACAACTCGACCGATCAGGCGGTCAGCGTCGACGGATGGTCGCTCCAGTACCGGTCGCCGCTCAACGTGACCTCCGACTTCGGCCAGGTCTCGGCGCTCGGCGACACGACGATTCCCGCGGGCGGATACCTGTTGATCGCCGGCCCGGGCAACGGGGCCAACGCCAAGCCGTTGCCGAAGGCCGATGTGACCAGCTCCATCACCGCGGGTGCCGGTGGCGGCCAGATCGCGCTCAGCACGTCGATCGATCCTCTGCCCGGCGACGACGTGCTGGGTGCGGACGACCTGGTGGATCTGGTGGGCTACGGCACCGCGAAGGTCTTCGAGGGCACCGCGGTGGCTCCTACGGGCAGCGCGACCAACGGCATCACGCGGGCGTCCACCCACGCCGACACCGACGACAACGCCGCCGACTTCTCGTCGGCGGAGGCCACCCCGTGCAGTCTGGCCGGGTGCGCCACGGTCACCCCGCCCGACCCGCCGGTCGCCACGACCATCGCCGAGGTGCAGGGCACCGGCTTCACGAGCCCGCTGGTCGGCACCAACGTCACCGTGAAGGGCGTCGTCACGGCGACGTACACGTCCGGTGCCTTCGACGGCGCGTACATCCAGACCGAGGGCACCGGCGACGTCGACCTCGCCGACCACAAGGCGTCCGACGGGGTGTTCGTCTCGTCGCTCGCGTTCGCCAAGGACGTCGAGAAGGGTGACTTCGTCTCGGTCACCGGCATCGTGTCGGAGTCGTTCGGTCTGACGCAGATCGCCACGCCCGATGGCGGGTGGTCGGTCATCGACAGCGAGCAGCACGATCCGGTCGAGCCCGCCGCCGTCACGTTCCCGCTGACGTCGGCCCAGCGGGAGTCGCTCGAGGGCATGTTGCTCGACGTCGAGGGCACCTACACCGTCACCAACAACTACACGACCGACCGCTTCGGCGACATCGGTCTGGTCGACGGCGACGAGCCGCTCGACCAGCCCACCAACGTCGTCGCACCCGGCGAGGCCGCCAAGGAGCTGCAGGCACGCAACGACGCTCGCCTCATCACGCTCGACGACGGGGCGGACATCGACCGCTTCACGACCGACAAGAACATCGCGTTGCCGTGGCTGACGAAGACCAACCAGCTGCGCGTGGGGGCCAAGGCCACGATCGACGAGCCCGTCATCCTCGACTACCGCCGCAGCCTGTGGCGGCTGCAGCCGACCGAGCGACTCGTGGCGGGCGAGGAGCCGGCGACGTTCACCAGCACGCGCTCCGCGAAGCCCGCGGCCGTCGGCGGCGACGTCACGATCGGCACGTTCAACGTGCTCAACTACTTCACGACGACGGGCCAGGCCTACGAGAAGCAGTCGGGCGAGAAGTGCGAGTTCTTCGCCGACCGGGCGGGTACGCCCATCGCGGTCGACGACTGCGGCGACGGTCCTCGCGGTGCCGCGACGTCGGAGAGCCTCGAGCGCCAGCAGGCCAAGATCGTGACCGCGATCAACACCCTGGGTGCCGATGTCGTGTCACTGGAGGAGATCGAGAACTCCGCGCGGCTCGGCCTGCCGCGCGACACCGCGCTGAGCGCGCTCGTGACGGCCCTCAACGCCAAGGCCGGAGACGGCACGTGGGCGTTCGTCCCGTCGCCGACCGCCGTGCCGACCGGTGAGGACGTCATCCGGACCGGGTTCATCTACAAGCCGGCAGCGGTCGAGACCGTCGGCGGCTCGACGATCCTCACGACCGCCTCCGCGTTCGACAACGCGAGGGAGCCCCTGGCGCAGACGTTCAAGGTCGCCGGTGGCACGGACGACTCGAGGTTCGCGGTCATCGTCAACCACTTCAAGTCCAAGGGATCCGGATCGGGCACCGACGCCGACAGCGGCGACGGGCAGGGTGGTTCGAACGCGTCGCGCACGGCGCAGGCCACGGCGCTGGTCGGATTCGCCCAGGACGTCGCGGACGATGCCGGCACCGATCGTGTCTTCCTGACCGGTGACTTCAACTCCTACAACAAGGAGGATCCGGTCGACATCATCGAGAAGGCGGGCTTCGTCAACGTCGCGGCCGAGCTGACCGACAAGGAGACGTACCAGTTCGAGGGACAGGTCGGATCGCTCGACCACGTCTTCGCCTCCGGCCCGGCCTTCGGTGACGTGACCGGTGCCGACATCTGGAACATCAACTCGTACGAGTCACCCGGTCGGGAGTACAGCCGCTACAACTACAACCTCGTCGACCTGTTCGACGGCACCACCCCGTTCCGCGCATCCGACCACGATCCCGAGCTGGTCGGCTTCGACGCCGAGAAGGTCGAGCGGGCGACCGTCGCGGTCGACGCGCCGGCGACGATCCGCGCGGGTCAGGCGTTGAGCCTCGGGGTGACGGTGTCGGGCGGCGACGCGACGCCCACCGGGACGGTCGCGGTCGTCGAGGGCGAGAAGGTCCTGGCGTCGGCATCGCTGAAGGGCGGTGCGGCCCAGCTCGCGGTGCCCGACCTGCCGATCGGCTCGCACGTGCTGTCAGTCCGCTACTCCGGCGACGAGGGGCATGCCGCGTCGAGTGCTTCGGTCTCCACGACGGTGCTCAAGACGGCCAGCACCCTCACCGCCTCGGCAGCATCCGGCACCTACGGAACGAGCGCCGTGCTGTCGGTCACGGGATCGCCGGGTGCCTCGGGTCTGGTCTACGTCGCGGCGGGTGACCAGCTCGTCGGCCTCGGCACGATGTCGGACGGTCGGGCCACGATCAACCTGTCGAGCACGTTGCCGGTCGGCACGACGCCCCTGACGGTCTTCTACGCCGGAGATGCGACGGTCGACCCGACGTCAACCACGACGACGGTGACCGTCGCCAAGGCCGCGACCCGGACGAGGGTGGGGTCGGTCAAGCCGACGCGCATCGTGCGCAACCGCACCAAGCCCTTCGTCGAGGTGCGCGTGACGGCCGACGGCTTCGTGGTCGATGGCGGCACCGTCACGCTTCGCTCGGGCGGCAAGATGTCAACCGCCACGGTCCGCAATGGCAAGGCGCGGGTGCGGCTCGGCACGTTCACGTCGTCCGGATCCGCCAAGAAGGTGCGGGTGACCTACTCGGGCAGCTCGGTGGCCGAGGGGTCGACCTCGACGTTCACCGTCAGGGTGCGGCGGAGGTAG
- a CDS encoding anthrone oxygenase family protein yields MTEVLHVVAVVLTGLSAGLFATFSYVVMPGLRRADDATFVQTMRSINVAILNPVFAVVFGGAAVALVAALVATWSMDARPWLIVALLLYVAGAFVVTGAVNIPLNDALASGAGAPAPLRQSFEARWVLFNHVRAVLTVAAFASATIGLVV; encoded by the coding sequence ATGACCGAGGTGCTCCACGTCGTCGCCGTCGTCCTGACGGGGCTGTCCGCCGGGTTGTTCGCGACCTTCTCGTACGTCGTGATGCCCGGCCTGCGGCGCGCCGACGACGCGACGTTCGTGCAGACCATGCGCTCGATCAACGTCGCGATCCTCAACCCCGTGTTCGCCGTGGTGTTCGGCGGCGCTGCGGTGGCCCTCGTGGCTGCGCTCGTCGCGACTTGGAGCATGGATGCCCGCCCGTGGCTGATCGTGGCGCTGCTGCTCTACGTTGCCGGTGCCTTCGTCGTGACGGGTGCCGTCAACATCCCGCTCAACGACGCGCTGGCATCCGGTGCCGGCGCGCCCGCGCCGCTGAGGCAGTCCTTCGAGGCGCGCTGGGTGCTCTTCAACCACGTGCGTGCGGTGCTGACGGTCGCGGCCTTCGCCTCCGCGACGATCGGCCTGGTTGTCTGA
- a CDS encoding HNH endonuclease, with amino-acid sequence MNSAPAIEAMREAAHALESGDVRARLHAAQAARDALDATISTLLADLDASKDYEIDGTSTLNAWVRTQLHVDAGVASMLVRNTAVLRDLPLFADAATAGRVNAHHLRALAFGLKHLGLDIMLDLQEPLLVVAETTEPSALFQILRELKDIKHPEDLDDAHLRGMDKQDFQVNAVPDGWHVTGFLNAITGAKLKKVLDAISAPTDKDDTRTGSERRVQGIDDLLTDILGNGLPSDKGVKPHVSVFVDAETVAAAADHVHQTNENPLRTPSPMPDVKPAHLAGFGPIGPHLLMYFMCISEATAFLMSEGGHGRQAQVLNIGTAKYQPNLKQRRAVIARQQGVCAAPGCHHTHLEIHHSVWWSQGGPTDLDLLVGLCTRCHHLLHRGNLHITGNAVTGFEFTTRHGRPIRRRRRTHYTPAA; translated from the coding sequence ATGAACTCAGCACCGGCGATCGAGGCGATGCGCGAAGCCGCGCACGCCCTGGAGTCCGGTGACGTCCGCGCCCGATTGCACGCAGCCCAGGCTGCCCGCGACGCCTTGGACGCGACGATCTCGACGCTGCTGGCCGACCTCGACGCGTCCAAGGACTACGAGATCGACGGCACCTCCACGTTGAACGCGTGGGTCCGCACCCAGCTGCACGTCGACGCCGGTGTCGCATCGATGCTGGTCCGCAACACCGCCGTGCTGCGCGACCTGCCCCTGTTCGCCGACGCCGCCACCGCCGGACGGGTCAACGCCCACCACCTGCGCGCATTGGCGTTCGGGCTCAAACACCTCGGCCTCGACATCATGCTCGACCTCCAAGAACCACTGCTGGTCGTCGCCGAGACCACCGAACCCAGTGCGTTGTTCCAGATCCTGCGCGAGCTCAAAGACATCAAGCACCCCGAAGACCTCGACGACGCCCACCTACGCGGCATGGACAAACAAGACTTCCAGGTCAACGCCGTCCCCGACGGCTGGCACGTCACCGGGTTCCTCAACGCCATCACCGGCGCCAAGCTCAAAAAAGTCCTCGACGCCATCTCCGCACCCACCGACAAGGACGACACCCGCACCGGCTCCGAACGCCGCGTCCAAGGCATCGACGACCTGCTCACCGACATCCTCGGAAACGGCCTGCCGTCGGACAAGGGCGTCAAACCCCACGTGTCAGTGTTCGTCGACGCCGAGACCGTCGCCGCAGCCGCCGACCACGTCCACCAGACCAACGAAAACCCGTTGCGGACCCCGTCACCGATGCCCGACGTGAAACCCGCCCATCTGGCCGGGTTCGGGCCGATCGGGCCACACCTGCTCATGTACTTCATGTGCATCTCCGAGGCCACCGCATTCCTCATGTCCGAAGGCGGCCACGGCAGGCAAGCCCAAGTCCTCAACATCGGCACCGCGAAGTACCAACCCAACCTCAAGCAACGCCGTGCCGTGATCGCCAGACAACAAGGGGTCTGCGCCGCACCCGGCTGCCACCACACCCACCTCGAGATCCACCACTCCGTCTGGTGGTCACAGGGTGGGCCCACCGACCTCGATCTCCTCGTCGGCCTCTGCACCCGCTGCCACCACCTCCTCCACCGCGGCAACCTGCACATCACCGGCAACGCCGTCACCGGATTCGAATTCACCACCCGCCACGGCCGACCCATCCGACGCCGACGACGAACCCACTACACCCCAGCCGCCTGA